ATGTAACTCATGGTACTGTCTGTGGGTGCACAATCAAAAAGCACACCCCCGGAGTCTACATCAAAGATTCTCCCACCTCATCTCTGATGGACAATATTGCAAGCGGCAATTCCCACGATGGGTATCTTATTAGCGAATCGGAAAACTCCATTTTGATGAATAATACAGCTGCGGACACCTCGGGTTCAGGGTTCTGGCTGAGATGGTCAAGTGGCTGTACGTTAGAGTCGAACATCGCAACCAGAAGTAGTGCTGGTGGGATTCTATTACTTGAGTCTCCCAACTGCATTCTGGAGAACAACACCTCCAGCGACAATAGAAAAGGAATCAGCCTAGACTTCTCAGGCAACTGTACCATCCTGAACAACACACTCACCGGTAACGGCTTAATTATCGATGGGTATCCTCTGGCTGAATGGTTACACGACGTTTCGGGTAATACTGTTAATGGTCGCCAGCTGGGGTATTTCAGGTCCGCGACAGATACAGTTGTTGATGGTAGTCTCTACGGCCAAGTGATTCTAGCTAACTGCTCCGGCGTCTCTGTTAGAGATGGTCTCTTCACGGATGCATCGACTGGCATACTGGTTGGCTATGGCACAGAATGTATCTTAGAGAATAATGAAGCAACTGACAATTCGCGTGCCGCTTTCATGCTGAACTTGAGCACGAACTGCACATTGAAGAACAATCTAGCTATGGACAATCGCTACGGGTACTACCTGTACAAATCTGAGAGATGTACTGTAATCAATAATTTGGCGAGCAATAGTGTTGATGATGGTTTCAGTTTGACCCATTCCCATGCATGCACGCTTATGGATAATGTTGCAGTCGGCAATTCATCTATTGGATTCAACTTGTGGAATGTGCATGATTGCTTGCTGATCAATAATACTGCCGACACTTCAGGTGATGGTTTTGTTCTTTGGCTTTCTTTCGAATGCCAATTAATCAAGAACAAGGCCATGAACAACTCGGATAGAGGTTTCCATCTAGATTATTCTCACAATTGCACACTGAAAGAAAACACCGCACTTCATAATGAAATCGGTGTGATTCTAAGCGATTCCAATTTCACTTTTCTAATCCTGAACAAATTTGGCTATAATACCAACTCCAATGCCTATGATGCTGGCTATTCAAATGAGTGGAACAATAGCACGACCGGAAACTATTGGAGTGATTATACTGGGACCGGAGAATACCTT
This genomic stretch from Candidatus Thorarchaeota archaeon harbors:
- a CDS encoding right-handed parallel beta-helix repeat-containing protein, with protein sequence MKTRLAIACIIGILLMIAAVDDDRDGMLIQKPMSDISSMTISYTEHDPVIISDNQDFETQGWPGSGIEGDPYLIEGIRIVNTSTCISIEDTTVFFEINHCFISSPDLSEEAGIYFQNVTHGTVCGCTIKKHTPGVYIKDSPTSSLMDNIASGNSHDGYLISESENSILMNNTAADTSGSGFWLRWSSGCTLESNIATRSSAGGILLLESPNCILENNTSSDNRKGISLDFSGNCTILNNTLTGNGLIIDGYPLAEWLHDVSGNTVNGRQLGYFRSATDTVVDGSLYGQVILANCSGVSVRDGLFTDASTGILVGYGTECILENNEATDNSRAAFMLNLSTNCTLKNNLAMDNRYGYYLYKSERCTVINNLASNSVDDGFSLTHSHACTLMDNVAVGNSSIGFNLWNVHDCLLINNTADTSGDGFVLWLSFECQLIKNKAMNNSDRGFHLDYSHNCTLKENTALHNEIGVILSDSNFTFLILNKFGYNTNSNAYDAGYSNEWNNSTTGNYWSDYTGTGEYLIPGPAGSVDHHPFILVLHTTPEPSNGLDVILIMTGVFATIGVLVILVAVYVMYNE